The following proteins are co-located in the Neisseria sp. Marseille-Q6792 genome:
- a CDS encoding TonB-dependent receptor — protein sequence MNQNHFSLKILTVMLLSAYGGSFADGVVPVSDGNTVSLDTVNVRGSHALSGKTEKTRSYTIDRMSTATGMRIAGKDTPQSVSVITRSRLDDKAVHTLEEAMKNTTGVNVVRDSGLQTRFLSRGFYIDQIGEDGITVNVAGRSGYTAKIDVSPSTDLAVYDHIEVVRGATGLTQSNSEPGGTVNLIRKRPTASFKHTGELTADHRGSRRAVLDVSGSLNKANTLRGRLVGAEEYKKSFKDRVWGRKHMVYGIAEADAGDSSVLTLGGMYQKSREVPDFSGIILPCENQKTAPFSSTPACNRPLQLPRNTYLGEDWSRLRADKYNLFSGFKHVFDNGWQLNAEVSYTKNESDAKVGQFFLKNEHAAGLSGEDAVGFLTEKNEVIPFEPKDKALEKLKAYRDETAKEYRERKADFVKNHFDNTAFEQYRSRRTAERKAGFDKCMSDPDALDFICQGSWGDPGVDADKSEFVDKALAKEGIFNNAAQRFPNSLYDSSFNRKATANRRYSYMPLRHTKDDRQWGIKLDLTGTYGLFGREHDFFVGYAYGNEKIRSEYLEIYERRHRVRPNTGATHGVYAGSCEEEPDGDLSSPLVRGHKEPDWKAYDEKGNRTVYAEECRNAKKIKTEPKLDAEGKQVYYYDEYSGSRTPVYVDVYELDEKGNKIQETNPDGTPAFSGFSGTVPVWKTVKVADDHVPALYNYAKYLNTNKTHSLTASTRFNVTGRLHLLGGLHYTRYETSQTKDMPVRYGQPASDFQTASSIKADQDHYTAKMQGHKLTPYAGITYDLTPQQSIYGSYTKIFKQQDNVDVSSKTVLPPLVGTNYEVGWKGAFLQGRLNASFALFYLEQKNRTVVDFGYVPGAGGKQGSFQTVAKPIGKVVSRGAEFELSGELNEDWKVFAGYTYNKSRYKNAAEVNAERLAKNSSADPYNFSNFTPVHIFRFGTSFHIPNTGLTVGGGVSAQSGTSSLYNIRQGGYGLIDGFVRYELGKHAKLSLIGTNLNGRTYFENNYNRTRGANNFYGEPRTVSMKLDWQF from the coding sequence ATGAATCAAAATCATTTTTCACTTAAAATTCTGACCGTTATGCTGTTATCGGCTTACGGTGGTTCTTTTGCAGACGGTGTTGTGCCTGTTTCAGACGGCAATACCGTCAGTCTGGATACGGTCAATGTACGCGGCTCTCATGCTTTGTCGGGCAAGACCGAAAAGACCCGTTCTTATACGATAGATCGGATGTCCACCGCCACAGGTATGAGGATTGCGGGCAAGGATACGCCGCAGTCGGTCAGCGTCATCACGCGCAGCCGCCTTGACGATAAGGCGGTGCATACGCTTGAAGAGGCAATGAAAAACACGACGGGTGTCAACGTTGTGCGCGATTCAGGCTTGCAGACGCGGTTTTTGTCACGCGGTTTCTATATTGATCAGATTGGTGAAGACGGTATTACCGTCAATGTTGCAGGTCGTTCAGGATATACGGCGAAAATCGACGTGTCTCCGAGTACCGATTTGGCGGTTTATGACCATATTGAAGTTGTACGGGGTGCAACAGGGTTGACCCAATCCAATTCAGAGCCGGGCGGAACCGTCAATTTGATCCGTAAGCGGCCTACCGCTTCTTTCAAACATACCGGAGAGCTGACCGCCGACCATCGCGGCAGCAGGCGTGCAGTGTTGGATGTTTCAGGCAGCCTGAATAAGGCGAATACCTTACGCGGAAGGTTGGTGGGTGCGGAAGAGTATAAAAAATCGTTTAAAGACCGCGTTTGGGGCAGGAAACATATGGTTTACGGCATTGCCGAAGCCGATGCGGGCGACAGCAGTGTGCTTACTTTGGGCGGTATGTATCAGAAGAGTAGGGAGGTTCCTGATTTTTCGGGCATTATTTTGCCCTGTGAAAATCAGAAAACTGCCCCGTTCAGTTCAACGCCTGCCTGCAACCGGCCTTTGCAACTGCCGCGCAACACTTATTTGGGGGAGGATTGGTCGCGGTTGCGTGCCGACAAATACAACCTTTTCTCAGGTTTCAAACATGTGTTTGACAACGGTTGGCAGCTCAATGCCGAAGTGTCTTATACCAAGAATGAATCCGATGCGAAGGTGGGGCAGTTTTTTCTGAAAAACGAACATGCGGCAGGTTTGTCGGGTGAGGATGCGGTAGGCTTTTTGACCGAAAAAAACGAAGTCATCCCGTTCGAGCCGAAAGATAAGGCATTGGAGAAACTGAAAGCATATCGTGACGAAACTGCCAAGGAATACCGGGAGCGCAAAGCCGATTTTGTTAAAAACCATTTCGATAATACCGCTTTCGAACAGTACCGCAGCCGCCGTACCGCAGAACGCAAAGCCGGTTTTGACAAGTGTATGAGTGACCCTGACGCGCTGGACTTTATCTGTCAAGGTTCTTGGGGTGATCCGGGCGTTGATGCCGATAAGTCGGAATTTGTCGATAAAGCCCTTGCGAAGGAGGGCATCTTTAATAATGCGGCGCAACGTTTCCCAAACAGCCTGTATGACTCTTCCTTTAATCGTAAGGCTACCGCCAACCGACGATACAGTTATATGCCGTTGCGGCATACCAAAGACGACCGCCAATGGGGAATCAAACTTGACCTGACCGGCACATACGGGCTCTTCGGGCGGGAACACGATTTCTTTGTCGGCTATGCCTACGGCAATGAAAAGATACGTTCCGAATATCTGGAAATCTACGAACGCCGCCACAGAGTACGTCCGAATACGGGGGCAACGCACGGCGTGTATGCGGGAAGTTGTGAGGAAGAACCGGACGGCGATTTGTCTTCTCCTTTGGTCAGGGGGCATAAAGAACCCGATTGGAAGGCGTACGATGAAAAAGGCAACCGTACCGTTTATGCCGAAGAATGCAGGAACGCCAAGAAAATAAAAACCGAGCCCAAGCTCGATGCCGAAGGCAAACAGGTGTATTACTATGACGAATACAGCGGCAGCCGGACGCCGGTATATGTCGATGTATATGAACTGGATGAAAAAGGCAATAAGATTCAGGAGACCAATCCCGACGGCACGCCTGCCTTTAGCGGTTTTTCCGGTACGGTGCCGGTTTGGAAAACCGTCAAAGTGGCCGACGATCATGTTCCTGCGCTGTATAACTACGCCAAATACCTCAACACCAACAAAACCCATTCGCTGACTGCCAGCACGCGTTTCAACGTAACCGGCCGACTGCACCTTTTGGGCGGGCTGCACTACACGCGCTATGAGACCTCGCAAACCAAAGATATGCCTGTCCGCTATGGGCAGCCGGCAAGCGATTTTCAGACGGCATCAAGCATTAAGGCGGATCAGGACCATTACACGGCTAAGATGCAAGGTCATAAATTGACGCCCTATGCAGGCATTACCTATGATTTGACACCGCAACAGAGTATTTACGGAAGTTATACCAAAATCTTCAAACAGCAGGATAATGTCGATGTCAGCTCCAAAACCGTTTTGCCGCCTTTGGTCGGCACAAACTATGAAGTAGGCTGGAAAGGCGCGTTCTTGCAAGGACGGCTGAATGCTTCGTTCGCATTGTTTTACCTCGAACAGAAAAACCGCACGGTCGTCGATTTCGGTTATGTTCCCGGAGCAGGCGGCAAGCAGGGGTCGTTCCAAACCGTTGCCAAACCGATAGGCAAAGTGGTTAGCAGGGGTGCGGAATTCGAGTTGTCGGGCGAGTTGAACGAAGATTGGAAAGTCTTTGCGGGCTACACCTACAACAAGAGCCGCTACAAAAACGCCGCCGAAGTTAATGCCGAACGCCTTGCCAAAAATTCCAGTGCAGACCCGTACAACTTCAGCAATTTCACACCCGTGCACATATTCCGTTTTGGAACGAGCTTCCATATACCGAATACGGGGCTGACCGTCGGCGGCGGCGTGTCCGCACAAAGCGGCACAAGCAGCCTGTACAACATCAGGCAGGGCGGCTACGGGCTGATAGACGGTTTCGTCCGTTACGAATTGGGCAAACACGCCAAATTGAGCCTCATCGGTACGAACTTAAACGGACGCACTTATTTTGAGAACAACTACAACCGTACGCGCGGCGCAAACAACTTCTATGGAGAACCGCGCACTGTCAGCATGAAACTGGATTGGCAGTTTTAA
- a CDS encoding ferredoxin--NADP reductase: protein MAASPEAKFTEEKILWVKHHTPKLITFAISRPESYRFKAGQFSRLGFYEGEGFIWRAYSIVSAEYADTLEYFAVLIQDGPMSARFAQMQQGDTILLDKNATGFLLPERFPDGKDLVMLCTGSGIAPFLSILEQPEIRQRFDTVNLIHSVSFPEELIFNDRLAALSEHPLVGEYGHSFRFVPVTTRAANSDGLGGKRIPELLKNGSIEQALHTKFTPESTRFMICGNPEMVKDTFQTLLDMGYAMHRNRIPGQIMMENGF from the coding sequence ATGGCAGCCTCGCCCGAAGCAAAATTCACTGAAGAAAAGATTTTGTGGGTCAAACACCACACGCCGAAACTCATCACTTTCGCCATCAGCCGTCCCGAATCCTACCGTTTTAAAGCCGGACAGTTCTCCCGACTCGGTTTCTACGAAGGAGAAGGTTTCATTTGGCGTGCCTATTCCATCGTTTCCGCAGAATATGCCGACACGCTCGAATATTTTGCCGTACTCATCCAGGACGGCCCCATGTCGGCCCGTTTCGCACAAATGCAACAGGGCGACACCATCCTGCTCGATAAAAATGCCACCGGCTTCCTCCTGCCCGAACGCTTCCCCGACGGCAAGGATTTGGTAATGCTCTGCACCGGCTCCGGCATCGCCCCCTTCCTTTCCATTCTCGAACAACCCGAAATCCGGCAGCGTTTCGATACCGTCAACCTGATACATTCCGTATCTTTTCCCGAAGAATTGATTTTCAACGACCGGCTCGCCGCATTGTCCGAACATCCCCTGGTAGGCGAATACGGACACTCGTTCCGTTTCGTCCCTGTTACCACCCGTGCCGCCAATTCCGACGGATTGGGCGGCAAACGCATTCCCGAACTCTTAAAAAACGGCAGCATCGAACAGGCACTGCATACCAAGTTCACCCCGGAATCCACACGGTTTATGATTTGCGGTAACCCGGAAATGGTCAAAGACACCTTCCAAACGCTGCTTGACATGGGTTACGCCATGCACCGTAACCGCATTCCCGGTCAAATCATGATGGAAAACGGCTTCTAA
- a CDS encoding 3'-5' exonuclease, which yields MIVASRWPLLEKVFLRFGMPVAVVDLESTGGNLYEDRVTEVALIKFEQGRMVRHEWLVNPQKPIPQFVAGLTGISDGMVADAPVFAEIAGELFSVLKGCVLIAHNSRFDYTFLKHEFHRAGIGFSSPALCSVQLSRCLYPQFYKHSLDSIIERLGIVVDDRHRAMADVSALCDYLEYSLSEHGVEAWIRQCFRLMNPKPLPAALPERLREQLYGLPDGMGVLACFDGGGKVNYIGTFERVYSEVSALLDAGKAPFDWCNTEEVRFFPALGSLHAYKIKAELVGRYHSGCYVSAKNLLKTFTTVRFEKGSDGMLNAKTAALKNGVTDNPPTGLFANKKAARRALSSWAETYGLCPAAAGILSDGYTEDEPCPVYVSGRCDKACGRSDEQVLAFAHKLPVLDWGKMHEVEITETDPLTGKTVVLHGMGGALEMDDGLWYFDKDLPDVFKAKFKTDRKNIKEIG from the coding sequence ATGATTGTTGCTTCTCGCTGGCCCTTGCTGGAAAAGGTATTTTTACGGTTTGGAATGCCTGTTGCCGTGGTTGATTTGGAATCGACGGGCGGCAATCTGTATGAAGACAGGGTAACCGAAGTGGCTTTGATCAAGTTTGAGCAGGGAAGGATGGTGAGGCATGAGTGGCTGGTTAATCCTCAAAAACCTATTCCGCAGTTTGTGGCGGGGCTGACGGGGATTTCAGACGGCATGGTTGCCGACGCACCTGTTTTTGCAGAGATTGCCGGCGAGTTGTTTTCGGTATTGAAGGGTTGTGTGTTGATTGCACATAACAGCCGTTTCGACTATACGTTTTTAAAGCATGAGTTTCATCGTGCGGGTATCGGATTTTCATCGCCTGCTTTGTGCAGTGTGCAGCTGTCCCGGTGTCTGTATCCGCAATTTTACAAGCACAGCCTGGACAGTATCATCGAAAGGTTGGGGATTGTTGTGGACGACAGGCATCGTGCGATGGCGGATGTATCGGCATTGTGTGATTATTTGGAATACAGTCTGTCGGAACATGGGGTTGAGGCATGGATCAGGCAGTGTTTCCGTTTGATGAATCCGAAACCGCTGCCTGCCGCGCTGCCCGAACGGTTGAGGGAACAGTTGTACGGTTTACCTGACGGTATGGGGGTGCTGGCTTGTTTCGACGGCGGAGGGAAAGTAAATTACATCGGTACGTTTGAACGGGTATATAGCGAGGTTTCGGCTTTATTGGATGCCGGAAAAGCCCCGTTTGATTGGTGCAATACGGAGGAAGTCCGTTTTTTTCCCGCATTGGGCAGCCTGCATGCATATAAGATTAAAGCAGAATTGGTCGGGCGTTATCATTCGGGTTGTTATGTATCTGCCAAAAACCTGCTTAAAACATTTACGACCGTCAGGTTTGAAAAAGGTTCAGACGGCATGTTGAATGCGAAAACAGCGGCTTTGAAAAACGGTGTGACGGATAATCCGCCTACCGGATTATTTGCCAATAAAAAGGCAGCGAGACGGGCTTTGTCGTCGTGGGCGGAAACATACGGATTGTGTCCTGCCGCAGCCGGTATTCTGTCGGACGGTTATACAGAGGATGAGCCTTGTCCCGTATATGTTTCGGGCCGATGCGATAAGGCGTGCGGCCGTTCTGACGAACAGGTTTTGGCGTTTGCACACAAGTTGCCTGTTTTGGATTGGGGAAAAATGCATGAGGTGGAAATTACCGAAACCGATCCTTTAACGGGGAAAACGGTCGTTCTGCACGGAATGGGCGGCGCATTGGAAATGGATGACGGGCTTTGGTATTTCGATAAAGATTTGCCGGATGTGTTTAAGGCAAAGTTTAAAACGGACAGGAAAAATATTAAGGAAATCGGTTAA
- a CDS encoding nitronate monooxygenase family protein, with protein sequence MQNIFDPLIIRGKSLIPIVQGGMGVGVSASGLSSAVARENGIGTIASVDLRHLHEDLLAESQINPSEEKYTSLNCTALDREIQKAKSASEGKGLIAVNVMKAVKDHAAYVRQACESGADAVVMGAGLPLDLPEMTEGYHKDVALLPILSESRGINIVLKRWMKKGILPDAIVVEHPAHAAGHLGASTVEGVNDAKFDFKRVIEETFEVFKSLGLESEKIPLILAGGMANFEKVKTALKNWGASAVQIGTAFAVTEEGDAHLNFKKTLAGAETEKVVEFMSVAGLPARGVRTKFLDSYIKRESKLQANAKADPRRCTQGLNCLTSCGLRDGLSKAGQFCIDIQLAAAFRGEVDKGLFFRGKDPLPFGNAIRTVRETIQYLLTGSEPVATLGR encoded by the coding sequence ATGCAGAATATTTTTGACCCTTTGATTATTCGTGGAAAATCCCTTATCCCCATCGTACAGGGCGGTATGGGGGTCGGTGTTTCCGCATCGGGTTTATCCAGCGCGGTGGCACGTGAAAACGGTATCGGAACGATTGCCAGTGTAGATTTACGCCACCTTCACGAAGACTTGCTCGCCGAATCCCAAATCAATCCGAGTGAAGAGAAATATACGTCTTTGAACTGTACCGCATTAGACAGGGAAATCCAAAAAGCCAAGAGTGCTTCAGAGGGAAAAGGGCTGATTGCGGTCAACGTGATGAAGGCGGTCAAAGACCACGCCGCGTATGTCCGCCAGGCTTGCGAATCAGGGGCGGATGCGGTCGTGATGGGTGCCGGTCTGCCTTTAGACCTGCCGGAAATGACCGAGGGCTATCATAAAGATGTTGCCCTGCTGCCGATTCTATCCGAATCGCGCGGTATTAATATCGTCTTGAAACGTTGGATGAAAAAAGGCATATTGCCCGATGCGATTGTGGTCGAACATCCTGCCCACGCGGCCGGACATTTGGGTGCATCAACCGTTGAAGGCGTAAACGATGCCAAATTCGACTTCAAACGCGTGATTGAGGAAACGTTTGAAGTTTTCAAAAGTTTGGGGCTGGAAAGCGAAAAAATCCCGCTTATTCTTGCGGGAGGCATGGCAAACTTTGAAAAAGTCAAAACCGCCCTAAAGAACTGGGGAGCCTCCGCTGTTCAAATCGGTACGGCTTTTGCCGTTACCGAAGAAGGGGACGCGCACCTTAACTTCAAAAAAACGCTCGCCGGTGCGGAAACTGAAAAAGTAGTCGAATTTATGTCTGTTGCCGGTTTGCCGGCGCGCGGTGTCCGCACCAAATTCCTAGACAGCTACATCAAGCGTGAAAGCAAACTTCAGGCAAACGCCAAAGCTGACCCGCGCCGCTGTACCCAAGGTTTAAACTGCCTGACCAGTTGCGGCCTGCGCGACGGGCTTTCCAAAGCCGGACAATTCTGTATTGATATCCAGCTTGCTGCCGCATTCCGTGGAGAAGTGGATAAAGGCCTGTTCTTCAGAGGTAAAGACCCTCTTCCCTTCGGCAATGCCATCCGCACCGTCCGCGAGACAATACAATATCTGCTGACGGGGAGCGAACCTGTTGCAACGCTCGGACGATGA
- a CDS encoding FixH family protein: MSQNNPIKPWYKHVWPWVLMAGPIFVVIASVAMFFVAQQHATDLVTDDYYKDGKHIDIQLHRDEEAVRRHIGVQVLISPDMNAAKVFVSGEFDGNQPLKLLLMHPTRKADDQTVNLKPVGSAQNGRAEYEAVFKTLPPTNHWYVRVEDAAGVWRVENKWITSQGNAVDLTPMDKLFNNAGSK, encoded by the coding sequence GTGTCTCAAAACAATCCAATCAAGCCTTGGTACAAACACGTCTGGCCGTGGGTCTTGATGGCGGGACCGATTTTTGTCGTCATCGCCAGCGTCGCCATGTTTTTTGTCGCACAGCAGCATGCGACAGATTTGGTTACGGACGATTATTATAAGGACGGCAAGCATATCGACATCCAGCTTCATCGGGATGAAGAAGCCGTCAGACGGCATATCGGGGTGCAGGTCCTCATTTCCCCCGATATGAATGCGGCAAAGGTGTTCGTCAGCGGTGAATTTGACGGGAATCAACCGTTGAAGCTGCTGTTGATGCATCCGACTCGCAAGGCGGACGATCAAACCGTAAACCTTAAGCCTGTCGGTAGTGCGCAGAACGGCAGGGCGGAATATGAGGCAGTGTTCAAAACCCTTCCGCCGACCAACCACTGGTATGTGCGCGTTGAAGATGCGGCAGGCGTGTGGCGTGTCGAGAACAAATGGATTACCAGCCAGGGCAATGCGGTCGATTTGACCCCGATGGACAAACTTTTCAATAATGCCGGAAGCAAATAA
- the ccoG gene encoding cytochrome c oxidase accessory protein CcoG, protein MTTENQAGNPEPEHSPSEKTKAAPKVKKTFDPRASVIQIHPEGERIHPKKAEGRFAKLRIAAVLATQFVFYVIPWFNWSGRQAVVFNIPERHFFIFGLSLGMGDLIYLALLLMICAFGLFWWTTIAGRLWCGYSCPQTVYTEIMLWIDNLVEGDRNKRLKLEKSPWNFTKIRIKATKYLLIFLVCAWTGITFAGWFVPIRQFVPDLFTGVAGGGAMFAAAFYGFMTFFFAHIMREKVCLHMCPYARFQSAMFDKDTLIVSYDAERGEPRGARKKTVNKEEAGLGDCINCAMCVQVCPVGIDIRNGLQYQCIGCAACIDACDEIMDKMGYPRGLIRYTTESALEHEYAEKDIKKRLLRPRVAGYGAVLAVVIAAFLVGLSTRKMVEVDILKDRGVMVRENAKGWLENAYSLRIINNSEKEQLITASVKGFDEIALTGLPEGGIKVAPRETVTLPVQVSTIPEYADKGSHPIEFIFQYRESGASDGKPVVLEEDATFIGE, encoded by the coding sequence ATGACCACGGAAAATCAAGCCGGTAATCCGGAACCCGAGCACAGCCCGTCCGAAAAAACAAAAGCCGCACCGAAAGTGAAAAAAACGTTTGATCCGCGTGCCAGCGTGATTCAAATCCATCCCGAAGGCGAACGCATCCATCCGAAAAAAGCGGAAGGGCGGTTTGCCAAATTGCGTATCGCCGCCGTATTGGCGACGCAGTTTGTGTTTTATGTGATTCCGTGGTTCAACTGGAGCGGCAGGCAGGCTGTCGTTTTCAATATCCCCGAACGGCATTTCTTCATTTTCGGATTGTCGTTGGGGATGGGCGATTTGATTTACCTTGCTCTGCTGCTGATGATTTGCGCCTTCGGGCTGTTTTGGTGGACGACGATTGCAGGGCGACTGTGGTGCGGCTATTCCTGCCCGCAAACGGTTTACACCGAAATTATGCTGTGGATTGACAACCTGGTCGAAGGCGATAGAAACAAACGGCTGAAACTGGAAAAATCGCCGTGGAATTTCACCAAAATCCGCATCAAAGCCACCAAATACCTGCTGATTTTCCTTGTCTGCGCGTGGACGGGCATCACGTTTGCAGGCTGGTTTGTCCCCATCCGCCAGTTCGTTCCCGATTTATTCACCGGAGTAGCAGGCGGCGGCGCGATGTTTGCCGCAGCGTTTTACGGCTTTATGACCTTCTTCTTCGCCCACATCATGCGCGAAAAAGTATGCCTGCATATGTGCCCGTACGCACGTTTCCAAAGCGCGATGTTCGACAAGGACACGCTGATTGTTTCTTATGACGCGGAACGCGGCGAACCGCGCGGAGCCCGCAAGAAAACGGTCAACAAGGAAGAGGCGGGTTTGGGCGACTGCATCAACTGTGCGATGTGCGTCCAAGTCTGCCCCGTCGGCATCGACATCCGCAACGGACTGCAATACCAATGTATCGGCTGCGCCGCCTGTATCGACGCGTGCGATGAGATTATGGACAAAATGGGCTATCCGCGCGGATTAATCCGTTATACGACCGAAAGCGCGCTGGAACACGAATATGCCGAAAAAGACATTAAAAAACGGCTGCTCAGACCGCGCGTGGCAGGTTACGGCGCGGTGTTGGCAGTGGTTATCGCCGCCTTCCTAGTCGGTTTGTCCACGCGCAAAATGGTCGAAGTCGATATTTTAAAAGACCGTGGCGTAATGGTGCGCGAAAACGCCAAAGGCTGGCTGGAAAACGCATATAGCCTGCGCATCATCAACAACAGCGAAAAAGAACAGCTGATTACCGCAAGTGTCAAAGGATTTGACGAAATCGCCCTGACTGGGCTGCCTGAAGGCGGTATCAAGGTTGCCCCGCGCGAAACAGTAACCCTTCCCGTCCAAGTGTCTACCATTCCGGAATACGCGGACAAAGGCAGTCATCCTATCGAGTTTATCTTCCAATACCGAGAAAGCGGTGCATCAGACGGCAAGCCGGTTGTTTTGGAAGAAGACGCAACCTTTATCGGAGAATAA
- the tkt gene encoding transketolase, whose product MSQLANAIRFLSADAVQKANSGHPGAPMGMAEMAEVLWTKFLHHNPANPKFYNRDRFILSNGHASMLLYSLLHLTGYNLSIEDLKNFRQLHSKTPGHPEYGYTDGVETTTGPLGQGIANAVGMALAEKILAAEFNKDGLNIVNHYTYVFMGDGCLMEGVSHEACSLAGTLGLGKLIVLYDDNNISIDGKVDGWFTENIPQRFESYGWHVVPNVNGHDTAAIQTAIEAARAETGKPSIICCKTLIGKGSANKEGSHKTHGAPLGADEIEATRKHLGWTYPAFEIPQEIYDAWNAKEQGAKLEADWNELFAQYQAKYPAEAAEFVRRMDKKLPDNFDTYVQTALKEVCAKAETVATRKASQNSIEILAKELPELVGGSADLTPSNLTDWSNSVSVTRDKGGNYIHYGVREFGMGAIINGLVLHGGVKPFGATFLMFSEYERNALRMAALMKINPVFVFTHDSIGLGEDGPTHQPIEQTATLRLIPNMDVWRPCDTAESLVAWAEAVKAADHPSCLIFSRQNLKFQARSEQQLNDIKRGGYVISEAQGNAQAVIITTGSEVELALEAQKALAAQSIAVRVVSMPSTNVFDRQDAAYQAAVLPKGLPRVAVEAGHADGWYKYVGLNGAVVGINRFGESAPADLLFKEFGFTVDNVVDTVKSVL is encoded by the coding sequence ATGTCTCAACTGGCAAACGCAATCCGTTTCCTCTCCGCAGATGCCGTTCAAAAAGCAAATTCTGGCCACCCTGGCGCGCCTATGGGCATGGCGGAAATGGCAGAAGTATTGTGGACGAAATTCCTGCATCACAATCCCGCCAACCCCAAATTCTACAACCGCGACCGCTTCATCCTCTCCAACGGCCACGCGTCCATGCTGTTGTACAGCCTGCTGCACCTGACCGGCTACAACCTGAGCATTGAAGACCTGAAAAACTTCCGCCAGCTGCACAGCAAAACCCCCGGCCACCCCGAATACGGCTACACCGACGGCGTGGAAACCACGACCGGCCCGTTGGGGCAAGGCATTGCCAACGCAGTGGGCATGGCATTGGCGGAAAAAATCCTTGCCGCCGAATTTAATAAAGACGGTTTGAACATCGTCAATCATTACACCTACGTCTTTATGGGCGACGGCTGCCTGATGGAAGGCGTATCGCACGAAGCCTGTTCGCTCGCCGGCACATTAGGCTTGGGCAAACTGATTGTTTTATATGATGACAACAATATTTCCATCGACGGCAAAGTGGACGGCTGGTTTACCGAAAACATCCCGCAACGCTTTGAAAGCTACGGCTGGCATGTCGTTCCCAACGTAAACGGCCACGACACCGCCGCCATTCAGACGGCCATCGAAGCCGCACGCGCCGAAACCGGCAAACCGTCCATCATCTGCTGCAAAACCTTAATCGGCAAAGGCAGTGCCAACAAAGAAGGCAGCCACAAAACCCACGGCGCACCTTTGGGCGCGGACGAAATCGAAGCCACGCGCAAACATCTGGGCTGGACTTACCCCGCCTTTGAAATCCCGCAAGAAATTTACGATGCGTGGAATGCCAAAGAACAAGGCGCGAAACTGGAAGCCGACTGGAACGAACTGTTCGCGCAATACCAAGCCAAATATCCTGCCGAAGCCGCAGAATTTGTGCGCCGTATGGATAAAAAGCTGCCGGACAATTTCGACACCTACGTTCAGACGGCATTGAAAGAAGTGTGCGCCAAAGCCGAAACCGTCGCCACCCGCAAAGCCAGCCAAAACAGCATCGAAATCTTGGCAAAAGAGCTGCCCGAACTGGTAGGCGGTTCTGCCGACCTGACCCCATCCAACCTGACAGACTGGTCAAACAGCGTCTCCGTTACCCGCGACAAAGGCGGCAACTACATCCACTACGGCGTGCGCGAGTTCGGTATGGGCGCGATTATAAACGGCTTGGTATTACACGGCGGCGTGAAACCCTTTGGCGCGACCTTCCTGATGTTCAGCGAATACGAACGCAACGCCCTGCGTATGGCGGCACTGATGAAAATCAACCCTGTATTTGTGTTCACCCACGATTCCATCGGTTTGGGCGAAGACGGCCCGACCCATCAACCCATCGAGCAAACCGCCACCCTGCGCCTGATTCCGAATATGGACGTATGGCGGCCGTGCGACACCGCCGAATCTCTGGTCGCTTGGGCAGAAGCCGTCAAAGCCGCCGATCACCCGTCCTGCCTGATTTTCAGCCGTCAAAACCTGAAATTCCAAGCACGCAGCGAGCAACAACTGAACGACATCAAACGCGGTGGCTACGTCATCAGCGAAGCCCAAGGCAACGCCCAAGCCGTCATCATTACCACCGGTTCCGAAGTCGAGCTGGCTTTGGAAGCGCAAAAAGCTCTCGCCGCGCAAAGCATCGCCGTACGCGTCGTTTCTATGCCGTCCACCAACGTATTCGACCGCCAAGACGCCGCCTATCAAGCCGCCGTCCTGCCCAAAGGCCTGCCGCGCGTTGCCGTAGAAGCCGGACACGCCGACGGCTGGTACAAATACGTCGGTCTGAACGGCGCAGTCGTCGGCATCAACCGCTTCGGCGAATCCGCCCCTGCCGATCTGCTGTTCAAAGAATTCGGCTTTACCGTGGACAATGTGGTTGATACGGTGAAATCAGTGCTGTAA